TCCAACAAAAACAGCATCCAAAGCAATCACAGCCACCATCAAGGCACAGTTTGATGAGCCATGGGTGACATGGGGACAAATACCTCAGACACGAAGAGATGTTTTCTTTGAGCGTTTTAAGGTACACTTGTGTTCATTTACATTATGTACTAcagttaattttaaatgttaaggtCCTCAATTATCTTATCCAATATTCATCTTTTTTGTCAACAGAGAAAGGTTTCATGGAGGTCTAACCATgaagaaaaggtgaaaaaaaatttccacACAAAAGCATCTCATAGATTATCTGAGATGTTTAAAAAAGCTCGAACAGAAGGAAAAAAACCTGATTGGATGGGGGATAATGTTTGGAATGGTCTTTTGGAGAAGTGGAACATGCCACTTTATAGACAGAAATGTGAAACGGCCAAAAAGAACAGGACATCTGACAAGGGTGGTTGTTTGCACACTGGGGGATCCATTAGCGTGCATGAGCATGCAATTCGTCTggtacatataaatttatttttacatttctatacggataaactttaaaaatatttgatgttaaCAACTAACATCTTCTTTGCTTGCAGTCACAGGAGCTTGGTCGATCAgtgcatgttgatgaaatatttcagcaGACACATATTCGAGCATCAACAGGAGAATTTGTCGATGAAAGGTCTAGGCGGACACATGTTAGTTTCTACTAACTTATTCTTTATTAGGTTATATAATTCTTAGGTCTATCTATTTAACGatattcatttaacaggaaGAGTTTGAAGCCAgattttctcaaataagatcTGAGACAGCATCCGTTGGGGCTTCAACATGTGCTCCCCTAGACCCTACAGATGAGGAAAGATTGAGGAACCAATGTTGGTTGGATGTTGCTGGTGGAAGGTACAAGGGACGCGTATACGGCATTGGAAATGTCAGTGCTCAAGATGACTGTGTCGATAGTTACATACAACAGACACAGGCATCTTCTTCTCAGCAACCGATTGCAGAGGACATTCTTAACCTCCACACACGAGTATCAACCCATGATGACCAACTTCGACAGATGAACTCTCAATTGCAAGGCTTTATTGGTGTCATGATGCAGTATCTTCCACCTCCTGCAGCCGCAATTGCACAACAATTTCTTCAATCCCAGAATCAGCCACAAGCTAATgttcaaccacaacaaccacaacaaccacagCAACCACAGCAACCACAGCAACCAACAGATCAACCACAGCAACCAACAGATCAACCACAAGATGATACTATTTATGGAGATTACTagttatgtttttagaagtaGGACATGTGTATGACTCACACTTATTCTCTCAATGACTTTGAACATGTTATTTGAACTTATTATGATTAACAATTATGTAAACTTTCTTATTATTAATGTGAAATGCATGTTTGTAGGTTTTAAacacttaatttatttatcaaatttgtgAATGGATATAATGTCCAGGTCTTGTGAATTGTGTGTGTGGTATGGGCAGGTCTTGTAAATTGTCTCTTTTTGGATGTTGGATGACCAGGTCTGCTTTCAAGTCAGcggtatgtaaattatatacggatattccgtatataaattatatacggattatccgtatgtaatcTTATCTACGAcctttttatatacggatttttgaccgtatataatccgtatataacaccaCTTTTTATACGGATTTTcggtgttatatacggatttcgGCCGTATATAAATgccatttttcttgtagtggaaagaaataaaaaaatttggggaatcaagaaattgaatctggcagagccggttaaaCAATTTCCAATCCTtccaaattacaataaaaataaataaggaaaacaataaaatgtttggggaaacaagaaattgaatctggcagagccggttagacaatttctaatccttccaaaatataaaaataaacaactaataacatacaaatggcataacatattcaacatcacaatttacaactatcacacttggatatcaacacaaaagcatactctcatttaaattcaagatcatacagaaacaaaatactctatattcaagatttaagatcagacaaaagcaaaatatagcatattcaagactcaagataatacaaaaggaaatactcaaagttagctccccttacctctattccagacttagtttcctcttctcaaaccgttctccggaaacttccagaatttcccctcttcaactagaatttactccaactctcttctctcacaatttctctagaattttggtgtaaatttccagcctcccccccttgactatttatagtaaaaaaatttactattcatttttactattcatttttttattcattttactattacaaaaataatttttttatttgcaaattggtg
This sequence is a window from Vigna angularis cultivar LongXiaoDou No.4 chromosome 2, ASM1680809v1, whole genome shotgun sequence. Protein-coding genes within it:
- the LOC108321322 gene encoding uncharacterized protein LOC108321322, coding for MVKLLNRFNNVNASSSQPSTPTSTSTAIFVPPPLQVLGLTPTPPSIPPSLEVPPFTPSSQQFAADQWRSPSPHVGSNPTTPTNMPSPSPIGDNPPCSSSAANDFEDVSNNRPIITPIGGGFYPTKTASKAITATIKAQFDEPWVTWGQIPQTRRDVFFERFKRKVSWRSNHEEKVKKNFHTKASHRLSEMFKKARTEGKKPDWMGDNVWNGLLEKWNMPLYRQKCETAKKNRTSDKGGCLHTGGSISVHEHAIRLSQELGRSVHVDEIFQQTHIRASTGEFVDERSRRTHEEFEARFSQIRSETASVGASTCAPLDPTDEERLRNQCWLDVAGGRYKGRVYGIGNVSAQDDCVDSYIQQTQASSSQQPIAEDILNLHTRVSTHDDQLRQMNSQLQGFIGVMMQYLPPPAAAIAQQFLQSQNQPQANVQPQQPQQPQQPQQPQQPTDQPQQPTDQPQDDTIYGDY